The following are encoded together in the Gilvimarinus sp. DA14 genome:
- a CDS encoding M56 family metallopeptidase, translated as MSSLLAPVSQWLLLWVLALLVLRMVYSALRQPLMRLHPSDAATIQLALYAVPVVLSGALVWAVNGGAGGLLLSHCHGDICSQHRPDIQYPLLLLILGAGLLSALLLWALWHWQRDRRRARQLLQLAERQGDWWILPTQAPTAFTLGFWHCKLVASQGLLAALSPDALQVIAAHEQAHKRRGDNLRNVLARLALLPALPVCRQLLADLDLNHEKACDRAACQRNSPTLVAQTIIDVTRLQQSATDTPSASFFARSHVSARVQALLAPVPQRAHSGIIMCLIWLFAAMGFTLGLDPLHHLLEWLW; from the coding sequence ATGAGCAGTTTGCTCGCGCCTGTCAGCCAGTGGTTGTTGCTCTGGGTGCTCGCACTGCTGGTACTGCGCATGGTTTACTCTGCGCTCAGGCAACCTTTAATGCGCCTTCATCCCTCGGATGCAGCGACTATACAGCTAGCGCTTTACGCTGTGCCGGTGGTGTTAAGTGGCGCTTTGGTGTGGGCCGTTAACGGCGGCGCAGGGGGGCTGCTCTTATCTCACTGCCACGGTGATATTTGTAGCCAGCATCGCCCGGACATTCAGTACCCGCTGCTACTGCTGATTCTCGGCGCGGGGCTTTTGTCCGCTTTACTGTTGTGGGCGCTGTGGCACTGGCAGCGCGATCGCCGCCGCGCACGGCAACTGCTGCAATTAGCCGAGCGCCAGGGCGACTGGTGGATATTGCCCACTCAGGCCCCTACGGCTTTTACCCTGGGCTTTTGGCATTGCAAGCTGGTTGCCAGCCAGGGGCTGCTCGCCGCCCTTAGCCCCGACGCATTGCAAGTTATTGCCGCGCACGAACAAGCGCACAAGCGCCGTGGCGACAACCTGCGCAATGTTCTCGCCCGCCTTGCGCTGCTGCCGGCGCTGCCCGTGTGTCGGCAATTGCTGGCAGACCTTGACCTCAACCACGAAAAAGCCTGCGACCGCGCTGCCTGCCAGCGTAATTCCCCCACTTTGGTGGCGCAGACTATTATCGATGTAACCCGTCTGCAGCAATCCGCCACGGATACTCCCAGCGCCAGCTTTTTTGCTCGCAGCCACGTTAGCGCCAGGGTGCAAGCCCTGTTGGCCCCAGTGCCGCAGCGCGCTCACAGCGGTATTATTATGTGCCTTATTTGGCTTTTTGCCGCCATGGGCTTTACTCTGGGGCTAGATCCCTTGCACCATCTGTTGGAGTGGCTCTGGTAG
- the glgB gene encoding 1,4-alpha-glucan branching protein GlgB, producing the protein MTRSKGSHVTPEMQRISAATHHDPFSVLGKQNDQLLVYLPDLNAPPSVVTEKGQQALIPIAATGFFTAPLTELNGSHQKLVWQNGSGYTHERYYPYTFAPQISDYDLHLFNEGRHWEVYKVLGAHVKEVDGISGVLFATWAPGAERVSVVGNFNHWDGRLHPMRSRGSSGVWELFVPGLGPDELYKFEIRSRATGQVVVKSDPYAQAFELRPATAAKVNAEPSYQWQDGNWMEQRAQWDWQHSPLSVYEVHLSSWQRSDDGGFLTYRELAHRLCDYVKPLGFTHIEILPVAEHPLDDSWGYQCTGYFAPTSRYGSADDFRYFVDHLHQHGIGVILDWVPAHFPKDEFALARFDGTALYEHQDPRLGEHKDWGTLIFNYGRNEVRNFLIASALYWLKECHIDGLRVDAVASMLHLDYSRNEGEWIPNRYGGNENLEAVEFIRELNVQCHGQCPGALVIAEESTAWPQVSGPVYLGGLGFSLKWNMGWMHDTLDYMSKDPIFRQYHHNSLTFGMMYAYSENFQLPFSHDEVVHGKGSMINKMPGDYWQKFANLRLLYTYQFTYPGSKLLFMGSEFAQWAEWADKGQLDWALMEFDAHTGVQKTVADLNQLYRQSPALYQRSYQSDGFSWVDCHDNTQSVISYLRIADEQTYLVILNFTPEPRTGYRVGVPALGTYREVFNSDSQYYGGSNLGNGDGLVAEEIAWMNQPASLELTLPPLAGVILTRD; encoded by the coding sequence ATGACGCGCTCCAAAGGAAGTCACGTTACCCCCGAGATGCAACGAATCAGTGCAGCAACCCACCACGACCCTTTTTCGGTATTGGGCAAACAAAACGATCAGCTACTGGTTTACCTGCCCGACTTAAACGCCCCGCCTTCGGTGGTGACCGAAAAAGGACAACAAGCGCTAATCCCCATCGCGGCCACCGGTTTTTTTACCGCGCCCTTAACCGAGCTTAACGGAAGTCACCAAAAGCTGGTGTGGCAGAACGGCTCGGGTTATACCCACGAGCGCTATTACCCCTATACCTTTGCACCGCAAATTTCCGACTACGACCTGCACCTTTTTAATGAGGGCCGCCACTGGGAGGTCTACAAGGTATTGGGTGCCCATGTAAAAGAGGTGGACGGTATCAGCGGCGTGTTGTTCGCCACCTGGGCACCAGGGGCCGAGCGCGTCAGCGTGGTGGGCAATTTCAACCACTGGGACGGGCGCCTGCACCCTATGCGATCGCGCGGCAGCTCGGGCGTGTGGGAGCTGTTTGTGCCGGGGCTTGGGCCAGACGAGCTGTACAAGTTTGAAATTCGCAGTCGCGCCACCGGCCAGGTAGTGGTTAAATCCGACCCCTACGCCCAGGCCTTTGAGCTACGCCCCGCCACCGCCGCTAAAGTAAATGCCGAACCGTCCTACCAATGGCAGGACGGCAACTGGATGGAACAACGGGCCCAATGGGATTGGCAGCACAGCCCCTTATCGGTTTACGAGGTGCACTTAAGCTCCTGGCAGCGCAGTGACGATGGCGGATTTTTAACGTATCGCGAATTGGCGCACCGGCTTTGCGACTATGTGAAGCCGCTGGGCTTTACCCATATTGAAATTTTGCCGGTGGCCGAACACCCTTTGGACGACTCTTGGGGTTATCAGTGCACAGGTTACTTTGCCCCTACTAGCCGCTACGGCTCGGCGGATGATTTCCGCTATTTTGTCGACCACCTACATCAACACGGCATTGGCGTTATTCTCGACTGGGTGCCGGCGCATTTTCCCAAAGACGAATTCGCCCTGGCACGCTTTGACGGCACAGCACTCTATGAGCATCAAGACCCGCGCCTGGGGGAGCACAAAGACTGGGGCACTTTAATTTTTAACTACGGCCGCAACGAAGTGCGTAACTTTCTTATTGCCAGCGCGCTCTATTGGCTAAAAGAATGTCACATTGATGGACTGCGGGTAGACGCGGTTGCCTCTATGTTGCACCTGGATTATTCGCGTAATGAAGGCGAGTGGATTCCCAACCGTTATGGCGGCAATGAAAACCTTGAAGCAGTCGAGTTTATTCGCGAACTAAATGTTCAGTGTCACGGGCAGTGCCCAGGCGCACTGGTCATTGCCGAAGAGAGCACCGCCTGGCCGCAGGTGTCGGGCCCTGTTTACCTCGGTGGGTTGGGCTTTTCGTTAAAGTGGAACATGGGGTGGATGCACGACACCCTGGACTATATGAGCAAAGACCCTATCTTTCGCCAGTACCATCACAACAGCCTAACGTTTGGCATGATGTACGCCTACAGCGAGAACTTCCAGCTGCCTTTTAGTCACGATGAAGTGGTGCACGGTAAGGGCAGCATGATCAACAAAATGCCCGGCGATTACTGGCAAAAGTTTGCCAACCTGCGCTTGCTTTACACCTATCAATTCACCTACCCCGGCAGCAAATTACTGTTTATGGGGTCGGAGTTCGCCCAGTGGGCTGAATGGGCCGACAAGGGGCAGCTGGATTGGGCGTTAATGGAATTTGACGCTCACACCGGAGTGCAAAAAACCGTGGCTGACCTGAACCAACTGTATCGCCAGTCGCCGGCGTTGTATCAGCGCAGCTACCAAAGTGACGGCTTTAGCTGGGTAGACTGCCATGACAACACCCAGTCGGTAATCAGTTACTTGCGCATTGCCGATGAACAAACCTATCTCGTCATCTTAAACTTTACCCCAGAGCCTCGCACAGGCTATCGCGTGGGCGTACCGGCGCTGGGCACCTACCGCGAGGTGTTTAACTCCGACTCGCAATACTATGGCGGCAGCAACCTGGGCAATGGCGATGGCCTGGTAGCAGAAGAGATTGCGTGGATGAATCAGCCCGCCAGCCTTGAGCTGACCTTACCGCCACTGGCGGGCGTTATTTTAACTAGGGATTAA
- the glgC gene encoding glucose-1-phosphate adenylyltransferase, whose translation MTNHRSGRFVSRLTRETLALVLAGGQGTRLKDLTRWRAKPAVHFGGKFRIIDFPLSNCVNSGIRRISVLTQYKSHSLNRHIQRGWGFLGGELGEFVELIPAQQRLGDSWYAGTADAVLQNLDIIKRHDPSYVLILAGDHVYKMDYGTMIGAHVESGADITVGCIEVPCAEASAFGVMAVDEDYQIVKFKEKPADPESIPGKPGIALASMGIYVFSTEVLFNELENDSSVEGSSHDFGKDIIPSLLSKRKVQAFPFKDPVSGGEAYWRDVGTVDALWQSNLELTGITPELDLYDAEWPIWTYQEHVPPAKFIFDDSGRRGMAVDSMVAGGCIVSGAVVRHSLLFPRVRVNSFSEITDSVLFPSVEIGRNCKIKKALIDRACVIPPDTVIGYDEAADRERFYVSPGGVVLVTPDMLNQD comes from the coding sequence ATGACCAATCACAGATCGGGCCGCTTTGTCAGTCGTTTAACTCGTGAAACCTTGGCGTTGGTACTGGCAGGTGGACAGGGAACCCGGTTAAAGGATTTAACCCGCTGGCGGGCCAAGCCGGCGGTTCACTTTGGCGGAAAGTTTCGCATTATCGACTTCCCCCTTTCCAATTGTGTGAATTCAGGCATCCGCCGCATCAGTGTTTTAACGCAATACAAAAGCCATTCGCTTAACCGTCATATCCAGCGCGGCTGGGGCTTTTTAGGCGGCGAGCTGGGGGAGTTTGTTGAGCTGATTCCGGCGCAGCAACGGCTGGGGGACTCCTGGTACGCGGGTACCGCCGATGCCGTACTGCAAAACCTGGATATTATTAAGCGCCACGATCCCAGCTACGTATTAATTCTCGCCGGTGACCATGTCTATAAGATGGACTATGGCACCATGATTGGCGCACACGTTGAAAGTGGGGCAGACATTACCGTTGGTTGTATCGAGGTGCCCTGTGCCGAGGCCAGCGCCTTTGGTGTGATGGCGGTGGATGAAGATTACCAAATTGTAAAATTCAAAGAAAAACCCGCCGACCCGGAATCCATACCGGGCAAACCGGGGATTGCCCTGGCATCCATGGGCATCTATGTGTTCTCGACCGAGGTGCTGTTTAACGAGCTGGAAAATGACAGCAGCGTCGAAGGCTCCAGCCACGATTTTGGCAAAGACATTATTCCATCGCTGCTAAGCAAACGTAAGGTACAGGCATTTCCATTTAAAGATCCGGTCTCGGGCGGCGAGGCTTACTGGCGCGATGTGGGCACCGTGGACGCGCTTTGGCAATCGAACCTGGAGCTGACCGGAATCACCCCCGAGCTGGATTTGTACGATGCTGAATGGCCCATCTGGACTTACCAGGAGCATGTGCCGCCGGCGAAATTTATTTTTGATGACAGCGGCCGTCGCGGTATGGCGGTGGACTCTATGGTCGCCGGCGGGTGTATTGTCTCGGGCGCGGTGGTCAGACACTCGCTGCTGTTTCCCCGGGTAAGGGTGAACTCCTTCAGTGAAATTACCGACTCGGTGCTGTTTCCCAGTGTGGAAATTGGCCGCAACTGCAAAATTAAAAAAGCGCTAATTGATCGCGCCTGTGTTATTCCGCCAGATACCGTCATCGGTTATGACGAAGCGGCCGATCGAGAACGTTTTTATGTCTCACCAGGCGGTGTCGTACTGGTGACCCCCGACATGCTCAACCAAGACTAG
- a CDS encoding glycoside hydrolase family 57 protein: MSTGTKIPVVFLWHMHQPDYRDCVTGTYYFPWTYLHAIKDYVDMAAHLEAHPECKAVFNFVPILIEQLDDYARQLNANLETGSAIKDPLLALLTDAERPSPGSPEFLDLLEKCTRANRDRIIDRFSPFRQLVHMLDAWRQDDDLPCYFNQQFLTDLAMWYHLGWLAETVRRKDLRVSELQEQGTGFTDEQRRTLLTVIAELMSDLLPRYKRLAESGQAEIITSPYAHPIVPLLQDFKTTREAMPDAPLPAASHYPGGNTRAAWHLQKGLEVFELHFGFKPKGCWASEGAVSDATLEALGEAGFRWTATGDSVMHHSLKQQQNQSAADDINQHPDKRHREFTVADKSVGVFFRDDGLSDKIGFEYANWHADDAVGDFLHHLENIADSASDPKSCVISIIMDGENAWEYYPENAYYFLDTLYARLADHPRLYTTTYSEWLERKPTPVELAGLCAGSWVYGTFSTWIAHVEKNKAWDMLCQAKTEYDEVVEAGTLDAETLALATEQLALCEGSDWFWWFGDYNPSDSVRDFDYLFRQHISNLYQLIGKKAPPKIDQPISKGSGTPANGGVMRQGHMDGGQ; this comes from the coding sequence ATGAGCACTGGCACAAAAATACCCGTTGTCTTTTTGTGGCACATGCATCAACCGGATTACCGCGATTGCGTTACCGGAACTTACTATTTTCCCTGGACTTACTTACACGCCATTAAAGACTATGTCGATATGGCCGCACACCTTGAGGCTCACCCAGAGTGCAAGGCGGTGTTTAACTTTGTGCCTATTTTGATTGAACAGCTGGACGATTACGCGCGGCAGTTAAATGCTAACCTGGAAACCGGCAGCGCCATTAAAGACCCACTGCTGGCGCTATTAACCGACGCCGAAAGACCGAGCCCGGGCAGCCCTGAGTTTCTTGACCTATTGGAAAAGTGTACCCGCGCTAACCGCGACCGTATTATCGATCGCTTCTCGCCGTTTCGCCAGTTGGTGCATATGCTCGATGCCTGGCGTCAGGATGACGATTTACCCTGCTACTTTAACCAACAGTTTCTGACTGACCTGGCCATGTGGTACCACCTGGGTTGGCTGGCCGAAACCGTGCGGCGCAAAGATCTGCGTGTCAGCGAGCTGCAAGAGCAGGGCACAGGCTTTACCGATGAGCAGCGCCGCACCTTGCTGACGGTAATTGCCGAACTGATGAGCGACTTGTTACCGCGCTACAAACGTTTAGCTGAAAGCGGACAGGCAGAAATTATTACCAGCCCCTATGCCCACCCGATAGTGCCACTGTTGCAGGATTTTAAAACTACCCGCGAGGCTATGCCGGACGCGCCACTGCCGGCGGCGTCTCACTACCCCGGCGGCAACACCCGCGCCGCCTGGCATTTACAAAAAGGGTTAGAGGTTTTTGAGTTGCACTTTGGTTTTAAGCCCAAAGGCTGTTGGGCCTCAGAGGGGGCCGTCAGCGACGCCACCTTAGAGGCCCTGGGTGAAGCCGGGTTTCGCTGGACGGCTACCGGTGATTCGGTCATGCACCACAGCCTGAAGCAACAACAAAACCAGAGCGCCGCTGACGATATTAATCAGCACCCGGATAAGCGCCATCGAGAATTTACCGTGGCGGATAAATCGGTTGGGGTGTTTTTTCGCGACGACGGTCTGTCGGACAAAATCGGTTTTGAATACGCCAACTGGCACGCCGATGATGCGGTGGGGGATTTTCTTCATCACCTGGAAAATATTGCCGACAGTGCCAGCGATCCCAAAAGCTGTGTTATTTCCATTATTATGGATGGCGAAAACGCCTGGGAGTATTACCCCGAGAACGCTTATTATTTTCTCGACACGCTTTACGCGCGCCTGGCCGACCACCCGCGTTTGTACACCACCACCTACAGCGAATGGCTCGAGCGTAAACCCACCCCGGTAGAACTTGCGGGCCTGTGTGCGGGCAGTTGGGTTTACGGCACCTTTTCTACCTGGATTGCCCATGTGGAAAAAAATAAAGCTTGGGATATGCTTTGCCAGGCAAAAACCGAATACGATGAAGTGGTGGAAGCAGGAACCCTGGACGCTGAAACCCTGGCACTGGCCACCGAACAGTTGGCTTTGTGTGAGGGCAGCGATTGGTTCTGGTGGTTTGGCGATTACAACCCTTCCGACAGCGTACGCGATTTTGATTATCTGTTTCGCCAACACATTTCCAATTTGTATCAGCTTATTGGCAAAAAAGCGCCGCCCAAAATCGACCAGCCCATCAGCAAAGGCTCGGGCACGCCCGCCAATGGCGGCGTGATGCGACAAGGGCATATGGACGGCGGCCAATGA
- a CDS encoding TonB-dependent receptor translates to MDRQRSIKAGIISVMAISPWVSAHPIIEEINVSGQRTNLIGKSMSASQGMVSQADMEIRAMLRVGEILELVPGMVVTQHSGTGKANQYFLRGFNLDHGTDFATAYDGMPVNMRTHGHGQGYTDINFIIPETVGTLYYQKGPYYADVGDFSGAGAANINSLRKRNQGMVQLTAGENQYQRLLATDSINTGASDVLWALEYTAYEGPWSDIDEDLDKINAQLKGTTDLSNGTFRWGFMAYDNQWNSADQIPARAVEQGIIDELGSIDTTTGGESHRYSVNLGFENEQWLVEAYAIDYGMNLWSNFTYFLDDPERGDQFEQVDDRQIFGGQVRYTINSQWAGKTVQNRFGLQTRYDDIGEVGLYTTEQRIRDGVVRADAVDELSLAAYWDNTIEWSERFKTVLGLRYDQFEFEVNDKVGVNTAGVNLSQNSGDASDGIASVKASGIFTLTDHWETYLSAGSGYHSNDARGTTIVIDPNDGAAVDSVDPLVRSLGAEWGVRGYLGHNFNVSAALWYLTLDSELLFVGDAGNTEPSDESERRGFELTGYYRLSDSWTLDLEYAYTDAEFTHEQPGREIPGAVKDVVQFGVSGNFSNGLFGSARLRYFGPRPLVETGEVESSSSTLVNLKAGYHFEPFTLSLDVLNLLDSDDHDIDYYYESQLAGETEPVEDVHYHPLEPRTVRVSLEMSF, encoded by the coding sequence ATGGATCGTCAAAGATCTATTAAAGCGGGCATTATCAGTGTGATGGCAATTAGCCCCTGGGTCAGCGCCCACCCCATTATCGAAGAGATCAATGTGTCGGGCCAGCGCACCAACCTGATTGGCAAAAGTATGTCCGCATCGCAAGGGATGGTATCCCAAGCGGATATGGAAATACGAGCCATGTTGCGCGTGGGAGAAATTCTAGAGCTGGTGCCGGGCATGGTAGTTACCCAACACAGTGGTACGGGCAAGGCCAACCAGTATTTTCTGCGCGGCTTTAACCTGGACCATGGCACCGACTTCGCCACCGCTTATGACGGCATGCCGGTCAATATGCGCACCCATGGTCACGGCCAGGGTTATACCGATATCAATTTTATTATTCCCGAAACGGTGGGAACGCTTTACTACCAAAAAGGCCCCTACTACGCCGATGTGGGCGACTTTAGCGGTGCGGGCGCGGCGAATATTAACAGCTTGCGCAAGCGCAACCAGGGTATGGTGCAATTAACCGCTGGTGAAAATCAGTACCAGCGCTTGCTCGCCACCGACAGCATCAACACCGGTGCCAGCGATGTCCTGTGGGCGCTTGAGTACACAGCTTACGAAGGGCCCTGGAGCGATATTGATGAGGATCTGGACAAAATCAACGCGCAATTAAAAGGCACCACCGACCTCTCTAACGGCACCTTCCGCTGGGGCTTTATGGCCTACGACAACCAGTGGAACAGCGCCGATCAGATTCCCGCCCGCGCGGTGGAGCAAGGCATTATTGACGAGCTGGGCTCTATTGATACCACCACCGGCGGCGAGTCGCACCGCTACAGTGTGAACCTGGGCTTTGAAAATGAGCAGTGGTTAGTGGAGGCCTATGCCATAGATTACGGCATGAACCTCTGGTCAAATTTTACTTACTTTCTCGATGACCCCGAGCGCGGTGACCAGTTTGAGCAGGTGGACGACCGGCAAATTTTCGGCGGCCAGGTGCGCTACACCATTAACTCCCAGTGGGCGGGTAAAACCGTACAAAACCGCTTTGGCTTGCAGACCCGCTATGACGATATCGGCGAGGTCGGCCTTTACACTACCGAACAGCGCATTCGCGATGGCGTGGTGCGCGCCGATGCAGTGGATGAGCTAAGCCTGGCGGCCTACTGGGATAACACCATTGAGTGGAGCGAGCGTTTTAAGACCGTTCTTGGCCTGCGCTACGATCAGTTTGAGTTTGAAGTAAACGACAAGGTCGGTGTTAACACGGCGGGCGTAAACCTCAGCCAAAACTCGGGCGACGCCTCAGACGGTATTGCCTCGGTTAAAGCCAGCGGTATTTTTACTCTGACAGATCACTGGGAAACCTATTTGTCCGCCGGCAGCGGTTATCACTCTAACGACGCCCGTGGCACCACGATTGTGATTGACCCCAACGATGGTGCGGCAGTTGATAGCGTCGACCCATTGGTACGCTCGCTGGGCGCTGAATGGGGGGTACGCGGTTACCTGGGGCACAACTTTAATGTTTCAGCGGCGCTGTGGTACCTGACACTGGACAGTGAATTACTTTTTGTGGGTGACGCTGGCAATACCGAACCCAGCGATGAAAGTGAGCGCCGCGGTTTTGAGTTAACAGGCTACTACCGTTTAAGCGATAGCTGGACCTTGGATTTGGAATACGCCTACACCGACGCCGAGTTTACCCACGAGCAACCGGGCCGGGAAATTCCAGGGGCCGTGAAGGATGTTGTGCAATTCGGGGTCAGCGGTAACTTTAGCAATGGCCTTTTTGGCAGCGCGCGACTGCGCTATTTCGGCCCGCGCCCTCTGGTAGAAACCGGCGAGGTTGAATCCAGCTCATCAACTCTGGTTAACCTAAAAGCGGGTTACCACTTTGAGCCCTTCACCCTAAGCCTGGATGTACTCAACCTGCTCGACAGTGATGACCACGATATTGACTACTACTACGAGTCGCAATTGGCGGGCGAAACCGAACCGGTGGAGGATGTGCATTACCACCCGCTGGAGCCGCGCACAGTGCGAGTGTCTTTAGAGATGAGCTTTTAA
- the malQ gene encoding 4-alpha-glucanotransferase, which yields MKPADIFNRRTAGCLLHPSSLPAAALNGCAVPCGNLGYHAKNFVRFLHDAGLSVWQMLPTGPTHDDRSPYQSWSAHAGNPEFICLQTLIDWGWINPAALQGVLKRPQPLSFTQLAELRVLACEAFYAHIATPEGGALGQDFKRFIAEQHHWLDDFSLFLALRNAHQGASWLDWEASVRLREPEALTRARKLYRRDIEQAHFEQFAFYSQWQALKQTALEQGVQLFGDIPIFVALDSADVWAHPEQFKLDSAGKPLSVAGVPPDYFSATGQHWGNPHYNWAVMQADNFSWWRERIAGQLAQFDLIRIDHFRGLEAYWEIPADAQDARGGKWVEAPGQELLASLFEHFHSLPIVAENLGLITDKVEALRKQFALPGMLVLQFGFDGNAENINAPHHFEPVNIVYTGTHDNDTTAGWLASLSTGQRLALGDYLGAEEVSSWGLIKTALASVARMAIIPLQDFLQLDNSARMNTPGTTDNNWHWRFDWSELPENLAVRIHHEVSIYDRLGRDLPFAQANTPED from the coding sequence ATGAAGCCTGCGGATATTTTTAATCGCCGCACCGCCGGTTGTTTACTGCACCCAAGCTCGCTGCCGGCAGCGGCGCTAAATGGCTGTGCCGTGCCCTGTGGCAACCTGGGTTATCACGCCAAAAACTTCGTGCGCTTTTTGCACGATGCCGGCCTGAGTGTATGGCAAATGCTGCCCACCGGCCCCACCCACGATGATCGCTCGCCCTATCAGTCTTGGTCCGCCCATGCGGGCAACCCTGAATTCATTTGCCTGCAAACCTTAATCGATTGGGGCTGGATAAATCCTGCCGCTTTGCAAGGCGTACTTAAGCGACCTCAACCTCTTAGCTTTACTCAGCTGGCCGAGTTACGGGTATTGGCCTGCGAGGCATTCTACGCCCACATTGCTACGCCCGAGGGGGGAGCGCTGGGGCAGGACTTTAAACGTTTTATCGCCGAGCAACATCATTGGTTGGATGACTTTTCGCTGTTTTTAGCGCTGCGTAACGCTCATCAAGGGGCCTCCTGGCTGGACTGGGAAGCGTCTGTGCGCCTGCGCGAGCCCGAGGCGCTGACCCGAGCGCGTAAACTCTATCGGCGCGATATTGAACAGGCACACTTTGAGCAGTTTGCGTTTTACTCCCAGTGGCAAGCACTCAAGCAAACGGCACTGGAGCAGGGTGTGCAATTGTTTGGCGATATTCCCATTTTTGTCGCCCTGGACAGCGCCGATGTCTGGGCCCACCCGGAGCAGTTTAAACTGGATAGCGCTGGCAAGCCTTTATCCGTAGCGGGTGTGCCGCCGGATTATTTTTCCGCAACCGGGCAACACTGGGGCAACCCCCATTACAACTGGGCCGTTATGCAAGCGGATAACTTTAGTTGGTGGCGCGAGCGCATAGCCGGGCAGCTGGCACAGTTTGATTTAATTCGTATCGATCATTTTCGCGGTCTAGAAGCCTACTGGGAAATTCCCGCCGATGCGCAAGATGCCCGCGGCGGAAAATGGGTAGAGGCACCGGGGCAAGAGTTATTGGCGAGTCTGTTCGAGCATTTTCACAGTTTGCCCATTGTGGCAGAAAACCTGGGGCTGATTACCGACAAAGTCGAAGCGCTGCGCAAACAATTTGCACTGCCGGGCATGCTGGTGTTGCAGTTTGGTTTTGACGGTAACGCCGAAAACATCAATGCGCCACACCACTTTGAACCGGTGAATATTGTCTACACCGGCACCCACGATAACGACACAACAGCGGGCTGGCTCGCCAGTTTGTCTACCGGGCAACGTCTGGCCCTCGGTGACTACTTGGGAGCCGAAGAGGTTAGCAGCTGGGGACTGATTAAAACCGCCCTGGCGTCTGTGGCGCGTATGGCGATTATTCCGCTGCAGGACTTTTTACAGCTGGACAACAGCGCCCGTATGAACACCCCGGGCACCACGGATAATAACTGGCACTGGCGTTTTGATTGGTCCGAGTTGCCAGAGAATTTAGCCGTACGTATTCATCACGAAGTTTCTATCTACGATCGACTGGGGCGGGATTTGCCGTTTGCCCAGGCCAATACACCAGAGGATTAA
- a CDS encoding PilZ domain-containing protein — MEHRASVRTNTDLLAELITPNKHRAAGRLKNISLLGVFIATAPDEYRLHQALHLVVRLTNATYTLKGNIVRLQDNGIAIELDANAQSYHQSASLLRAIKSFHSEALPGAANKLVNE, encoded by the coding sequence ATGGAACACCGCGCAAGCGTTCGTACCAATACCGATTTACTGGCCGAGCTAATTACTCCCAATAAGCACCGTGCAGCCGGGCGCCTAAAAAACATTAGCCTGCTTGGCGTTTTTATTGCCACAGCACCAGACGAGTACAGGCTTCACCAGGCGTTGCACTTGGTGGTGCGGCTCACTAATGCCACCTACACATTAAAAGGAAATATTGTTCGCCTGCAGGACAATGGCATTGCTATTGAGTTGGATGCCAATGCCCAGTCCTATCATCAGTCAGCTAGTTTACTGCGCGCGATTAAAAGCTTTCATAGTGAAGCTTTGCCGGGTGCAGCTAATAAACTGGTGAATGAATAA
- a CDS encoding BlaI/MecI/CopY family transcriptional regulator gives MKHRSQSNTLPQLGELELSVLRLLWECPEQEAKNIWQALPQAERLSLNTVQSTLERLHRKQLLHRHKKGRAYFYRPALERGEFLGKLLGGVIAKVHTGTLSPILSGFVDFADNISEESLTELEQLIAAKKQKRQVAP, from the coding sequence ATGAAACATCGGTCACAAAGTAACACCTTGCCGCAATTGGGAGAGCTAGAGCTTTCGGTGTTACGCCTGCTGTGGGAGTGCCCGGAGCAGGAGGCAAAAAACATTTGGCAGGCTTTGCCCCAGGCAGAGCGCTTAAGCCTTAACACGGTACAGTCCACCCTCGAGCGCTTGCATCGCAAACAGCTTTTGCATCGGCACAAAAAGGGCAGGGCCTATTTTTATCGCCCGGCGCTAGAGCGCGGCGAGTTTTTAGGCAAATTACTGGGCGGGGTCATTGCCAAAGTTCACACGGGTACCTTATCGCCAATTCTCAGCGGATTTGTCGACTTTGCCGATAACATCAGCGAAGAGTCGCTGACCGAACTGGAACAGTTGATTGCCGCTAAAAAACAAAAGCGCCAGGTGGCCCCATGA